The Bombyx mori chromosome 8, ASM3026992v2 genomic sequence ggcataACAATACATATACTAAAAATGTTACAGATAGtagattgaagtcgtcgtggcctaagggataagacgtccggtgcattcttgttgagcgatgcaccggtgttccaatctcaagcgggtaccattttttctaatgaaatacgtactcgacaaatgtccacgattgacttccacggtgaaggaataacatcgtgtaataaaaatgaaacccgcaaaattataatttgcgtaattactggtggtaggacctcttgtgagtccgtgcgggtaggtaccaccgccctgcctatttctgccgtgaagcagtgatgcgtttgaggggtggggcagccgttgtaactatacttgagaccttagaacttatatctcaaggtgggtggtgcatttacgtcgtagaggtctatgggctccagtaaccactcaacaccagatgggctgtgagctcgtccacccatctagcaataaaaaaaaaaaaacataaaaaagagaaaatgaaatgaaaaaaaatgttttttttttatgttatacaTACAAGCTCAAATATtgttatgtggttgaatgaggttgcAGTGTTGATTctcttcaaatcaaaaaagcAGAAAATTCAGATGTAGACTGACATGCAGGCATAACACAGTTTCAACACTGGAATGTAGATATTTGGACTTTGGACTagttataaaacaaatatatgaagACAATAAAGTTGATTTACACCAGCAGTTATTTTAAGGTTtcttagtaattaattaataatggtTATTAATTACCGTTGTATTCTCTGCCTTTCCCCAACAAATGCCGTAGATGTTTCCCTATTTTTGAAATAGCTTCTTTGACTCTCTTCTGATTTATTTCAAGTGCCCCAAGCTTTTGTGTTAATGCTAACCTTCTGTCTGGTACAACTGCCATTAGGTTGAATctgaaatgtaaattttacaaatgtcttcattttatttcttatttactaattttttttaatgcacttTAAATGTTACCTAATATCATGAACTTGTTCTCCTGCATCTCTACCAAGTCTTTCTGCCATTACCCTTCTAAATTTATCTGTCCAATCCTCATCAGCTGCCCACGGACCATGATCCATAGGATATGGTTTAAGACCATCTAGTTCAAACAAATGTCCATTGATTGGTACCAAGCTAACAAAATGGTATGCTTcacctgaaataaaataaaattttatagtagTTGTAGCATCTGACTGACTTTTGATAGAGAGGATTGTAAGTCTGGATAGATGagttgttattaatattattataaaaactgcACAAACATTTAACACAAGGGACAGGAACTTGACAACCTATATTTGAGTAACTGAGTCCAAAAATGAACAGcagttttaatgttaatttgaatgtcaaaatgcaAAATCACACAAATACTGTATCAATATCAATGAATATTCAATAATTACTGAAACAAGATGGATCCTTTCGTACTACCTGTAAATCTGCCAGTAGAAACTCCAGCATTTTTGTCTGTCTTTTTGCGTGCTTGTGGTATGGCATGTGAGTTGTGGGCACAAGCCAACTCAGGTGTATTTCCTATTGCCCATCCTTTGTTTTCAGGATTCATACCCACTGTATGATGCTGTGGGTGATATAAGAGACATTTTAATATAACTATGAAAACTAGGGTTAAGTTATTTTATACCAAAGAAAGTAGTTTTAAGCAATATTTCAAATCTGTATTAATTAGTTTATTCTGATACATCTGAATTGAATTTCTTTGGTTTTCCAGTcataggcataattaaaacttctctTGTTACGACTGGTGTCCATAACTACTAAAACTGTATTTCTTGAGAAAGcgaatgataaaattaatattattataatatagacGAGATTGAATtacaaaactagttttaattaaatccatTTTGCATCTATTATTTATgaacatttttgtaaaatacattAGCTACAATTCTTGCTCAGATTTAAATAGTTTGTAGGAATACTTCAATAGGtttcttattaataaatacatttcagTACTCACTTTTAACCTACTTAATGTTTCTCCTAAATGAAGATTTGGACAGTTTAGTAAAATGGAAAGTAAAGCATGAGTGGCGCAACTGTTGGGTACCATTTGctgtgcaaaaaaaatattattgatggTCTCCTCATCCCGTACAAAGCTTTCAATTTGTTCAACGAATTTTCGCCTTGATCTGCGCTCTTCTATCCatctaaataaaaagataaatccGTACACCGGGCTCTCTAAAGGCTTATGCAGGTCATAAATTTCCTCAACTTGCACACCTTTAACACCGAAATCTTCTAATAGTAAAGTAAAAAGACCAGGATCACTTTCCAATTCTAGCCAGCCTTCGGTAAGACTGTTTAGTTCTACCGGCATATTTTTCATTCAACAATGGTTATTGTTTACGTTTATTGCCGTCgagtcttttgttttatttagttttatagttttattgttCCCAAATCTCTGCCCTTTTCCCACCCTAACAATGTTATtgcgtaaattattattaattgcataTTTTTGCCATTCGTGTTTTGGACAGGCACTGGGAACACAGACCATACAGtcaagtttttattaaaatagaccGAAGCCATGTTTGTTGTTTGAAAAGTGAAATGGACTGAATGGAAGGAAATAGAATTAAACGAGGAGACATATTAAGACAACGCCTCTTACTTAAAAAGTGCGAATTTACCGAGAGTTCAAagaactttttggaagatcccacGAAGCCATGTTCAgcaattttgtttcattttctcacacaagcactttcacagatgctaagCGGTTAGTAAGACACTTGAAGAAATACAGTAAAAACTCTTTATTCGCGGGGTATATGttctgtaaatatatatttttttagtgcccttgcaggcagacgagcacacggcccacctgatggtgagtggctacttATTCCATAGCCGCATATGCAGCGAATATAGAAATCGTGAATATGGAATggtaatttacatatattatgGAATTATATATGTCGAAGGCGGCTTGTGTTTTAAAGCGGAACTAATACAGCGGCgatataatattacaataaactGTAGACACAGTTGTatgaagggttttttttattgcttagatgagtggacactACTACTTAAATactgaatattttatattcacatatttattgaatcaatatatctaccattattatctatacattgctgccatctaataggaaggtcattcaTTTATGTCtgtgcgatagaactctggtgatctagattctacaaactgtgtgaaagcattttgtactgcctcctggaaagaaaactttttatcacgtacaaatttgtccaaatcacgaaaaaaatggtagtccgttggagcaaggtctggtgaATACGGAGGATGACGAAAGGTtcctaattgcagttcctgtaaagttgtaacggtttctcgtgctgtatgaggtctcgcgttatcatggagcaataatggtaaagatcgattcatgagtcggggctggTTCACTGTACATTTTGCTATCATTATTCGGAGTTCGGCATAGTAgacaccatgctgagaccactaaacagttaccattacctttttattggtaagctttgttTTAGGACACTGTGGTGGAatttgacctggggtcagctattgcatttttcgcttacggttatcgtaaagaatccacttttcatcataTGTCaaaattcgatccaatattccttcatttctgtatcgattcaacaaggcaacataAGTTTCAACATGCCtttcaaatcatgaggcacccatttttctGAGATTGATCtgaatgagtcaatattgttggtaggTAACGTAAAACCGTGCCGCTAATTCCTACGTAGCTTGGCTCGGATCGGTTTCCACCATCTCTCGTGCGGCTTGCGATTTTGTTTGCTGGTTGAGAGGCTTGGTGAATTTTGGTTTTCgagaaataaaactgttttgtcTGTGGCGTATTTTTTCTACAGTTATAATGTTAGGTGTTTATTGttcaaacttttttatattattgaaaatGGTGTGTTACACGAATCGAGGATTGGGGGGTAAGGGGAACAATATGGACGACCACTCGCATTACTGCAAATTTGCATATCATCGTCCTCTACTCGTCCATCACTAATACGAGTACGATCTCGAAcaatctctttcaattcattgttattcacatgtgtgggcggtcttccgtgtggttcgttcttcaaataaaaattactatcaCGAAaccgtttaaaccaaaatcgaacggtgcgttcattagcagtcccctctccaaacgcaacattgatattgcgagctgtttctgcaccGTTACTTCCGCTTCGAAACTCGTGTTCAAAAATCACTTGAATTTttgaagtatccatctttcttgtctaagctgaataaaaaaaacaactgaaagtcgataatcgaatgatacacatttaaaaaaaaagagcctcataggaaaaaagtttcactcaaaaatctcaaaccatgaaggttctatgtcaattcgaagtacctacctattacaataaaacggcaatttcatactttaacccacGGGTGGGCAAAAGCCGGCCCGCGGGCCGGATCCGGCCCTTTTGCTAATTTTATCCGGCCCGTTGAAAAATTCCgcacataaatttttttaagctcTTTTATGAGATTTTGTTGACATCAGCATTAAAAAAGCATATGCGGTAAAAAAGCATATGCGGTATAGTCCTCCGGCCCGGgagacattttgaaaatttcattttggCCCGCGCTTTAAAGTATTTGCCCACCCCTgatttaacccctattatttgATATGTAGTTCTCGTCTTATAAGAGAAATCTTATAACTGTCATCAATACATAGAGGaaaaaacacctttttttttctattaaaatcattctaACTTCCTTAGAACCTGTGTCAAATTATGGACTGAAATATTTCGCATTCAAAATggaatattaaaatgtatttcagTGATCGATTTTTGTGTTATAGTATTTTCTGAATCGACCTTAGGATTGGATGGAAAACCTCACTTTCGTCAAGATGGTAC encodes the following:
- the LOC101739798 gene encoding ubiquitin carboxyl-terminal hydrolase calypso, with amino-acid sequence MKNMPVELNSLTEGWLELESDPGLFTLLLEDFGVKGVQVEEIYDLHKPLESPVYGFIFLFRWIEERRSRRKFVEQIESFVRDEETINNIFFAQQMVPNSCATHALLSILLNCPNLHLGETLSRLKHHTVGMNPENKGWAIGNTPELACAHNSHAIPQARKKTDKNAGVSTGRFTGEAYHFVSLVPINGHLFELDGLKPYPMDHGPWAADEDWTDKFRRVMAERLGRDAGEQVHDIRFNLMAVVPDRRLALTQKLGALEINQKRVKEAISKIGKHLRHLLGKGREYNGQSELITSNDIDTSLNDSMVHISEETILTALQSSQLRTYDIDYTLPITIEIGAMDRPHQDSSILLVDPVEQGAVVKFVTANKDSQIIGDIYPTSTTALVRSNESPVLLCSEIAPEQPYKLRKLLLSHSELNALMSCIVGEVQSCQQALNDENDKRDMYKVDDCRRTHNYDEFICTFLSMLTERGALAELVAAQLERGRSPRVRRRRPRPRPRARPRPRPRGRK